One genomic region from Salvia hispanica cultivar TCC Black 2014 chromosome 2, UniMelb_Shisp_WGS_1.0, whole genome shotgun sequence encodes:
- the LOC125204395 gene encoding cannabidiolic acid synthase-like codes for MKTPSISSLTFILLLIISCSWAASADDHDDFLECLTEQFRNYSSISNDVYTPINSSYTSVLESSIRSLRFVSGSTPKPQVIITPEHESQIPPIIYCAEENDLEIRTRSGGHDLEGLSYVSRVPFVIIDLINLSEITVDAEAKTAWVEAGATIGSLYYRIAEKSPVLGFPAGVCPTVGVGGHISGGGWGPMLRKYGLAADNVIDARIVDAKGRILDRKSMGEDLFWAIRGGGGASFGVITAWKVRLVDVPETVTAFSVRRTLEKNATQLVHRWQTVAPNLDKDLFISAVLTRVNSSQGGRNATIEANFWSLFLGGADRLLPLMQESFPELGLVREDCAEMSWIQSVLYLSEAPVIPPSQQQPLEFLLNRTQPNLVNFKVRSDYVQKPIPELGLQGIERLLYEPEISSFVAMTPYGGRMSEISESETPFPHRAGNLFKIAGDVVWAGNEARDLEMNLRWSRRYYSYMAPFVSSNPRQAYLNYRDLDIGVNNVGEDTSYAQASIWGMKYFKNNFDRLVRVKTVVDPDNFFKNEQSIPPLDD; via the coding sequence ATGAAAACTCCTTCCATCTCATCTCTTACATTCATTCTTCTTCTAATCATCTCATGCTCTTGGGCAGCTTCCGCCGATGATCATGACGATTTTCTCGAATGCCTGACCGAGCAATTCCGCAACTACTCCTCCATTTCGAACGATGTTTACACCCCAATCAACTCATCATACACTTCCGTCCTTGAATCCTCCATCCGAAGCCTAAGGTTTGTGTCAGGTTCCACTCCTAAACCGCAGGTGATCATAACCCCAGAGCACGAATCCCAGATCCCACCTATCATATACTGTGCGGAAGAAAATGACTTGGAAATCAGAACTCGAAGTGGTGGCCATGACCTAGAGGGACTATCTTATGTGTCACGAGTCCCTTTCGTGATCATAGATTTGATCAATCTCAGTGAAATCACGGTGGATGCCGAGGCAAAAACTGCTTGGGTCGAAGCAGGCGCGACCATTGGTTCTTTATACTACAGGATTGCAGAAAAGAGTCCAGTGCTCGGGTTCCCGGCCGGCGTATGCCCAACTGTCGGTGTCGGTGGCCACATCAGTGGAGGGGGCTGGGGCCCGATGCTGAGAAAATACGGTCTGGCCGCTGACAACGTCATCGATGCAAGAATAGTCGATGCCAAGGGCAGAATCCTGGATAGAAAATCGATGGGCGAGGATTTGTTCTGGGCCATCagaggcggcggaggcgcCAGCTTCGGCGTGATCACTGCCTGGAAGGTACGACTGGTGGACGTTCCAGAAACAGTCACTGCTTTCTCAGTCCGCAGGACTTTAGAAAAGAATGCAACTCAACTCGTCCACCGCTGGCAAACTGTGGCTCCGAATCTCGACAAAGATTTGTTCATCTCCGCCGTTTTAACACGGGTTAATTCCAGCCAAGGTGGACGGAACGCCACCATCGAAGCCAACTTCTGGTCACTTTTCCTCGGCGGAGCAGACAGATTACTTCCGTTGATGCAAGAAAGCTTCCCTGAGTTAGGTTTAGTGAGAGAAGACTGCGCCGAAATGAGCTGGATCCAATCTGTCTTATATTTGTCAGAAGCCCCCGTAATACCACCTTCTCAACAACAGCCACTCGAATTTCTACTTAACCGAACTCAACCAAACCTAGTAAACTTCAAAGTGAGATCAGATTATGTCCAAAAACCTATTCCTGAATTAGGGTTACAAGGAATTGAGAGACTACTATACGAACCAGAAATTTCATCTTTTGTCGCAATGACCCCATATGGTGGAAGAATGTCTGAAATTTCAGAATCAGAAACTCCATTTCCTCACAGGGCTGGTAACTTGTTCAAGATTGCTGGCGATGTTGTTTGGGCAGGCAACGAGGCTCGAGATTTGGAGATGAACTTACGTTGGAGCAGAAGGTACTACAGTTACATGGCTCCTTTTGTTTCGAGTAATCCCAGACAAGCGTACCTCAACTACAGAGATCTCGACATTGGAGTCAATAACGTTGGAGAAGACACGAGTTATGCACAAGCTAGCATTTGGggtatgaaatattttaagaataatttCGATCGTCTTGTTCGGGTGAAGACCGTGGTTGATCCCGATAATTTCTTCAAGAATGAACAGAGCATTCCGCCGTTGGATGATTGA